A region from the Algoriphagus machipongonensis genome encodes:
- a CDS encoding DUF2971 domain-containing protein gives MEEPKIIYKYKDFTADHSRKILFENELFLSSSTSFNDPFDCRIPPCLKLLETKERAFEYAERILSRQKLKILLDGEDFEKVSENFKKSMWKNPEILQKNISEISIDTQSKILGILCLTKKWNDILMWSHYGQNHQGICYGFDLEALTNSKNFYYGGFVTYTNTYPLIDPIKAILPETYELQTHYKAKNWEYEDEYRLVKIYDQDVEPSSDQRKFKIPDSFFKEIIIGAEFPRNEIQGIIDIAKAKKIALFKAIKVDWKFELERERII, from the coding sequence ATGGAAGAACCAAAAATCATTTATAAATACAAAGATTTTACTGCAGATCATAGTCGGAAAATATTGTTTGAAAATGAATTGTTTTTATCAAGTTCAACAAGTTTTAATGATCCATTTGATTGCAGGATTCCACCTTGCCTAAAACTTTTAGAAACAAAAGAAAGAGCCTTTGAATATGCAGAAAGAATATTATCTAGGCAAAAACTAAAAATTTTATTAGATGGAGAAGATTTTGAAAAAGTTTCGGAAAACTTCAAAAAATCTATGTGGAAAAATCCTGAAATTCTTCAAAAAAATATAAGCGAAATCAGTATTGATACACAAAGTAAAATTTTAGGAATACTTTGTTTAACTAAAAAATGGAATGATATATTAATGTGGAGTCATTATGGACAAAATCACCAAGGAATTTGTTATGGGTTTGATTTAGAAGCTTTAACTAATTCAAAAAATTTTTATTACGGTGGTTTTGTTACTTACACAAATACATATCCATTGATAGATCCGATAAAGGCAATTCTTCCAGAAACTTATGAACTCCAAACCCACTATAAAGCAAAAAATTGGGAATACGAAGACGAATATAGATTAGTAAAGATATATGATCAAGATGTAGAACCTTCTTCTGACCAAAGAAAATTTAAAATTCCTGATTCCTTTTTTAAGGAGATAATTATTGGTGCAGAATTTCCAAGGAATGAAATCCAAGGAATAATTGATATTGCTAAAGCAAAAAAAATTGCACTTTTTAAGGCTATCAAAGTAGATTGGAAATTTGAATTAGAAAGAGAAAGAATTATATAA
- a CDS encoding mechanosensitive ion channel family protein: MIKSIFTDFRTLLIVGIIFVATIIIAFTFKHLSEKYIKKLVLTKHIDPTSYVFAKKVITAIIYIIGISFALVQIPEMKIVGHSLLAGAGILSLVAGLASQQALSNIMSGFLIVMFKPFKINDRITFNQTYTGIVEEINLRQVVLRDFENNRVIVPNSVISTQVIVNANLTETKVCKMIEIGVGYDSDLGKALKIMEEEIIKHPLHLDNRTAEDIQNNVPEVTSRVVALGNSSVTLKAWAYSDTASNGFVMYCDLLRSIKERFDEEGIEIPYSYQNVIIKNPEQNNK; the protein is encoded by the coding sequence ATGATAAAATCAATTTTCACAGATTTTAGAACATTACTCATTGTAGGAATAATATTCGTCGCCACGATTATTATTGCCTTTACTTTCAAGCATTTGTCTGAAAAATATATCAAGAAGCTTGTTCTAACAAAGCATATCGACCCCACAAGCTACGTTTTTGCCAAAAAAGTCATCACAGCAATTATTTATATCATCGGGATTTCCTTCGCGCTTGTGCAGATCCCTGAAATGAAAATTGTGGGCCATTCTTTATTGGCTGGTGCAGGTATTTTATCACTTGTCGCTGGTTTAGCATCTCAACAGGCACTGAGCAATATTATGAGTGGTTTTCTAATTGTCATGTTCAAGCCTTTCAAAATCAATGATCGAATCACTTTTAATCAAACTTATACCGGAATTGTGGAAGAAATCAATCTGAGGCAGGTAGTTCTCAGAGACTTCGAAAACAACCGGGTTATAGTACCCAACTCAGTAATAAGCACTCAGGTAATTGTGAATGCAAACTTGACCGAAACGAAGGTTTGCAAAATGATAGAGATTGGAGTCGGCTATGATTCAGATTTAGGGAAAGCCCTTAAAATAATGGAAGAAGAAATTATCAAGCACCCACTTCATTTGGACAACAGAACTGCAGAAGACATTCAAAATAACGTGCCTGAAGTCACTTCCAGAGTGGTGGCCCTTGGTAATTCATCTGTCACATTAAAGGCTTGGGCATATTCTGACACTGCCTCAAATGGATTTGTAATGTATTGCGATTTACTGCGATCCATTAAAGAAAGATTTGATGAAGAAGGAATAGAAATCCCCTATAGCTATCAAAATGTTATCATCAAGAATCCTGAGCAAAACAATAAATAA
- a CDS encoding DUF1003 domain-containing protein: MDQDLDNLLTAKNAQIKKLQEIVKKAIEDQNLITNNLLNPPKELLTKGQSISDKVAKFGGSWAFIITFLIILVVWILFNTLTPVKDNFDPYPFILMNLILSCIAALQAPVIMMSQNRQEEKDRKRGENDYLINLKAELEINALNQKIDLILGEQIQSLFESQAAQLEILKRIEQKL, translated from the coding sequence ATGGACCAGGATTTAGATAATTTATTGACAGCTAAAAATGCGCAGATCAAGAAGCTTCAAGAGATAGTAAAGAAAGCAATTGAAGATCAGAATTTGATCACCAATAACCTGTTAAACCCTCCCAAAGAACTACTGACCAAGGGGCAAAGTATTTCTGACAAGGTTGCCAAATTCGGCGGCAGCTGGGCATTCATCATTACTTTCTTAATAATCCTGGTTGTTTGGATACTTTTCAATACGTTGACTCCGGTAAAGGACAACTTTGATCCATACCCTTTTATCCTGATGAACCTCATACTTTCCTGCATTGCGGCTTTGCAGGCACCTGTGATCATGATGAGTCAGAATAGGCAAGAAGAAAAAGACAGGAAACGTGGAGAGAATGATTACCTCATTAATCTGAAAGCTGAATTGGAAATCAATGCCTTAAACCAAAAAATAGACTTGATCCTTGGGGAACAAATCCAGTCCTTATTCGAAAGTCAAGCAGCCCAATTAGAAATTTTAAAAAGGATTGAACAGAAATTATGA
- a CDS encoding FG-GAP repeat domain-containing protein codes for MNPIKPVFLLLFVSFSLSSYAQEMTVKFEKQFIAFESTESVGVFDVDNDGVLDLVSGSFWYKGPEFVDRSLIGQVKRFGEYYEDFSTIPMDVNEDGKMDFVTGGWFEGTLIWKENPGDGSEWKTHEIAKTGNIETTRGWDIDGDGVLEIFPNTPRKALAYYKKTGPDQFQKYPVVDMHGHGLGLGDINGDGRKDLVISNGWLEAPNDLKTGKWVLHEDFDLGDASIPMIVADVNTDGLPDIIVGKAHAFGLFWMEQKKSGSEISFVKHQIDPFQSQYHTMEWVDIDNDGQNELVTGKRHRAHNGKDPGGKDYVGLYYFKWNGESFSKNVISYGPAGEGKGTGLYFSVEDLNGDGWKDIAVAGKDGLVVFHNLGNKK; via the coding sequence ATGAACCCAATCAAACCCGTATTTTTACTGCTTTTTGTAAGTTTTTCTTTGAGTAGTTATGCCCAAGAAATGACTGTCAAATTCGAAAAACAGTTCATTGCTTTTGAAAGCACGGAATCGGTAGGAGTATTTGATGTAGATAATGATGGGGTTTTGGATTTGGTTTCGGGTAGTTTTTGGTACAAAGGCCCAGAATTTGTCGATCGCTCTTTGATTGGCCAAGTCAAACGTTTTGGGGAATATTATGAGGATTTTTCGACCATTCCCATGGATGTGAATGAGGATGGAAAGATGGATTTTGTGACCGGAGGATGGTTTGAGGGAACCTTGATCTGGAAGGAAAATCCGGGAGATGGATCAGAATGGAAAACTCATGAAATTGCCAAAACAGGGAATATAGAAACAACACGAGGTTGGGATATAGATGGCGATGGGGTTTTGGAAATCTTTCCAAATACTCCAAGAAAAGCCTTGGCATATTATAAAAAAACCGGCCCTGATCAGTTCCAAAAATACCCTGTTGTCGATATGCATGGCCATGGTCTGGGATTGGGGGATATCAATGGAGATGGGCGCAAAGATCTGGTGATTTCCAACGGCTGGCTGGAAGCTCCAAACGATCTAAAAACCGGGAAATGGGTTTTACATGAGGATTTTGACTTAGGTGATGCCAGTATTCCGATGATTGTTGCGGATGTCAATACTGATGGATTACCTGATATCATTGTTGGGAAGGCACATGCTTTTGGTTTGTTTTGGATGGAGCAGAAGAAATCGGGAAGTGAAATCAGTTTTGTCAAGCATCAAATCGATCCTTTTCAATCCCAATACCATACCATGGAATGGGTAGATATCGATAATGATGGACAAAATGAGTTGGTCACTGGCAAGCGCCATCGGGCTCATAATGGTAAAGACCCGGGGGGCAAAGACTATGTGGGGCTTTATTATTTCAAATGGAATGGAGAATCTTTCTCCAAAAACGTGATCAGCTACGGACCTGCAGGAGAAGGAAAGGGAACCGGCTTATATTTTTCAGTAGAAGATTTGAATGGCGATGGATGGAAGGATATCGCTGTTGCTGGTAAAGATGGGCTGGTGGTTTTCCATAATTTGGGAAACAAAAAATAA
- a CDS encoding PVC-type heme-binding CxxCH protein has translation MKRTKSLFQLLVVVVGLLAFSCTPDKKLEVKKNSTIAMVGNNLGSRMMNFGYFETEIYKRFPDQELFIRNMSDPGDTPGFRPRSATNDPWAFPGAEEFQEEYATPSGSIGFFEKPDEWLNRLNADIIIGFFGSPESFQGEAGIENYKAELDAFIRHTLSQNYHDTLPPQLAIVSPIAFEDLSDQLDVPNGEQENKNLLSYTEAMEEVTSKYENVIFIDAFGPSEKWYAMENEPLTIDGSQLNDKGYQMFSEFLADELFGGQSKATQHEELIHEAVMEKNWIWHNDYKIPNGVHVFGRRYDPFGPDNYPFELEKIRQMTAIRDTAIWMATKGEKKDLAAADALTRTLPEVKTNYNPDANGDLEYKYGEDALETITVPEGYKIELFASEEEFPELANPVQMSFDNKGRLWVAVMPSYPHYKPGDSKPNDKLIILEDTDNDGKADKETVFADGLSIPVGFEIATEGVYVSQAPNLVLLKDTDGDGKADSKEILLSGFDDHDTHHAISAFTTDESGAIHMAEGVFLHSNIETSYGPVRATNGGFYRYEPKRHKLERVNQVSIPNPWGIAFDEWGQNFYAETSGPNVNWMLPGSVYPRYGNANYKGPNLIEQEHMVRPTSGLEFIYSRHFPEEAQGDLIINNTIGFLGTKQHKVKEDTVGFTTNWSQDLITSTDGNFRPVDMEIAPDGSLYVVDWHNILIGHMQHNARDPFRDHVHGRIYRVTYPSRPLLEPAKIDGASIPELLENLKLPEYRTRYRTRRELRGRDADEVYQAVEKWIAELDPSDPRYEHHRLEGLWVTWGINKVNQDLLKQLLQSEDYRVRAASVRVLRYTGHQVADQSDLLMAAVKDPNGRVRMEAIAAASWLPKEVGVPILAEAEKQEKDQTWIPRTLETAIAHINGLSVAEKKEEDIKSSLTGSDRELFVLGKEIYAREGFCSTCHQENGRGLAASGFPPLAGTPWVTGNEERLIKIALKGLLGPITVLGKDYPGQVPMTPFEGMLDDSEVAAVLTFVRNSFGNQASAISPDLVKKVREEIKDHEGFYKPADLLEMHPMEK, from the coding sequence ATGAAAAGAACAAAATCACTATTCCAATTACTTGTTGTCGTAGTTGGACTTTTAGCATTTAGTTGCACGCCTGACAAAAAGTTAGAGGTTAAAAAAAACAGTACGATCGCCATGGTTGGCAATAACCTAGGGTCCCGAATGATGAATTTCGGATACTTTGAAACGGAAATTTACAAGAGGTTTCCGGATCAAGAGCTTTTCATCAGAAACATGAGTGATCCTGGTGACACTCCGGGATTCAGACCTAGATCCGCTACCAATGACCCTTGGGCTTTTCCCGGAGCAGAGGAATTTCAAGAAGAATACGCAACACCTTCTGGTAGCATAGGTTTTTTTGAAAAGCCTGATGAGTGGTTAAATAGATTGAATGCAGATATCATTATTGGATTTTTTGGAAGTCCCGAAAGTTTTCAGGGAGAAGCAGGAATTGAAAATTACAAAGCGGAATTGGATGCATTTATCCGACACACCCTCTCACAAAATTACCATGACACTCTTCCTCCACAATTAGCGATAGTGTCTCCAATTGCATTTGAGGATCTTTCTGATCAATTGGATGTTCCAAATGGAGAGCAAGAAAACAAGAATTTATTAAGCTATACTGAAGCTATGGAAGAGGTTACTTCCAAATATGAGAATGTTATTTTCATTGATGCTTTCGGGCCTAGCGAGAAATGGTATGCGATGGAAAATGAGCCATTAACCATTGATGGATCTCAGTTAAATGACAAAGGTTATCAAATGTTTTCTGAGTTTTTAGCTGATGAACTTTTTGGAGGGCAGTCAAAGGCAACTCAACATGAAGAGCTGATCCATGAAGCTGTCATGGAAAAAAACTGGATCTGGCACAACGATTATAAAATACCCAATGGGGTCCATGTTTTTGGAAGAAGGTATGATCCATTTGGACCAGACAACTACCCATTTGAATTGGAAAAAATTCGTCAAATGACTGCTATCCGTGATACTGCTATTTGGATGGCCACGAAAGGAGAAAAGAAAGATTTAGCAGCTGCTGATGCATTGACCAGAACTTTGCCAGAAGTAAAAACGAATTACAACCCTGATGCAAATGGAGATTTGGAATATAAATATGGAGAGGATGCTCTTGAAACCATCACAGTTCCTGAGGGTTATAAAATTGAGCTTTTTGCCTCTGAAGAAGAATTCCCAGAGCTAGCCAATCCAGTACAAATGTCTTTTGACAATAAAGGACGTCTTTGGGTGGCGGTGATGCCTAGTTATCCTCATTACAAGCCAGGAGATTCTAAACCCAATGATAAACTTATCATTTTAGAAGATACTGATAACGATGGCAAGGCTGATAAAGAAACGGTCTTTGCTGATGGACTTTCTATCCCTGTTGGATTTGAAATCGCTACGGAGGGAGTTTACGTTTCTCAAGCTCCCAATTTGGTGTTATTGAAAGATACTGACGGTGACGGGAAAGCTGATAGCAAAGAAATCCTATTAAGTGGTTTTGATGATCATGATACGCATCATGCCATTTCTGCTTTTACTACGGATGAAAGTGGAGCTATTCATATGGCAGAGGGCGTGTTCCTTCACTCTAATATCGAAACCTCCTATGGCCCTGTCAGAGCGACTAACGGTGGTTTTTACAGATATGAGCCCAAGAGACATAAATTGGAAAGAGTAAATCAAGTGAGCATCCCAAATCCTTGGGGAATCGCTTTTGATGAATGGGGACAGAACTTCTACGCAGAGACTTCCGGCCCTAACGTCAACTGGATGCTTCCTGGCTCAGTGTATCCTAGGTATGGAAATGCCAATTATAAAGGCCCAAATTTGATTGAGCAGGAACATATGGTTCGGCCTACATCTGGTTTGGAGTTTATTTATAGCCGACATTTTCCTGAAGAAGCTCAGGGAGATTTGATCATTAATAATACCATTGGATTCTTGGGAACCAAACAGCATAAAGTCAAAGAAGACACGGTTGGTTTTACTACTAATTGGTCACAAGACTTAATCACCTCTACAGACGGGAATTTCCGACCTGTAGACATGGAGATCGCACCAGATGGATCTCTCTATGTGGTCGATTGGCACAACATCCTGATCGGTCACATGCAACATAATGCTAGAGACCCATTCAGAGATCATGTACATGGCAGAATTTATAGAGTCACTTATCCTTCGCGCCCATTATTGGAACCAGCAAAAATTGATGGCGCAAGCATACCTGAATTATTAGAAAACCTTAAACTTCCAGAATATAGAACCAGATATCGTACCCGAAGAGAACTTCGAGGCAGAGATGCGGATGAAGTGTATCAGGCAGTAGAAAAATGGATCGCTGAATTGGATCCTTCAGATCCTCGCTATGAGCACCATCGATTAGAAGGTCTTTGGGTGACCTGGGGCATCAATAAAGTAAACCAGGATCTCTTGAAGCAGCTTTTACAATCGGAAGATTACCGTGTCAGGGCAGCTTCTGTCAGGGTTTTGAGGTATACAGGACATCAGGTAGCTGATCAGTCAGACTTGCTAATGGCCGCTGTAAAAGACCCTAATGGAAGAGTGAGAATGGAAGCCATAGCAGCAGCTTCCTGGCTACCAAAAGAAGTGGGCGTTCCAATTTTGGCGGAAGCCGAAAAACAGGAAAAAGACCAAACTTGGATTCCTCGAACTTTGGAAACTGCCATTGCACATATCAACGGCCTTTCTGTCGCTGAGAAAAAAGAAGAAGATATAAAATCCTCATTGACTGGATCGGATAGAGAACTATTTGTTTTAGGCAAAGAGATTTATGCAAGAGAAGGATTCTGCTCTACCTGTCATCAGGAAAATGGTCGAGGACTGGCTGCATCTGGCTTCCCTCCTTTAGCAGGCACACCTTGGGTGACAGGAAATGAAGAGCGCTTGATTAAGATTGCCTTAAAAGGCTTGTTAGGTCCGATTACAGTATTGGGTAAGGACTACCCAGGTCAAGTTCCTATGACTCCATTCGAAGGTATGCTGGATGATTCTGAAGTGGCTGCAGTGTTGACATTTGTAAGAAATTCATTTGGTAATCAGGCTTCAGCAATTTCTCCTGATTTAGTCAAAAAAGTCAGAGAAGAGATTAAAGATCATGAAGGATTCTATAAGCCTGCAGATCTGCTTGAAATGCATCCAATGGAAAAATAG
- a CDS encoding DUF2911 domain-containing protein, with amino-acid sequence MNKKHIYLTLALGVFLAFTSQSFAQLQSPAPSPAAFVSQVVGFTKISIDYSSPAVKGRKVFGELEKYGVTWRAGANGPTMIEFSTPVSVGGKTLGAGKYSLFITPMESGDWTIHLNGKGNAVFAYMKDGGIDEEAMMKDDAVAIKVSPIPAPETFERLAYFISAEDNKVASVTFMWADVMLTFYVDTQVDQKIESFKGMF; translated from the coding sequence ATGAACAAAAAACACATTTACCTGACTTTGGCACTAGGTGTCTTCTTGGCTTTTACTTCACAGTCTTTCGCCCAATTACAATCTCCCGCACCTAGCCCAGCAGCCTTCGTATCTCAGGTAGTTGGTTTCACTAAAATCAGTATAGACTACTCATCCCCTGCGGTAAAAGGAAGAAAAGTATTTGGAGAACTAGAAAAATACGGAGTTACCTGGAGAGCAGGTGCCAATGGCCCAACAATGATAGAGTTTAGCACGCCAGTAAGTGTAGGTGGTAAAACCCTTGGCGCAGGAAAATACTCTCTCTTCATTACACCAATGGAAAGTGGTGATTGGACTATTCACCTCAATGGAAAAGGAAACGCTGTCTTTGCTTATATGAAAGATGGTGGAATTGACGAAGAGGCTATGATGAAAGATGATGCTGTAGCGATCAAAGTATCTCCTATTCCAGCACCAGAGACTTTTGAAAGGTTAGCTTATTTCATTTCTGCGGAGGATAATAAAGTTGCTTCTGTCACATTTATGTGGGCAGACGTCATGTTGACTTTTTATGTAGACACTCAAGTGGATCAAAAAATAGAAAGTTTCAAAGGAATGTTCTAA
- a CDS encoding sugar phosphate isomerase/epimerase family protein has translation MKKQFQLLFFAIFTFLCTSTAFSQEIALQLYSLRNEMKEDPVKYHQLISEWGISNLEGGGNYGMTDTEYQKLLADNDLKFIGVGADYNQLTKTIQPIVDQAKKYGAKYVTCYWIPHEDGPISLDEIKVATALFNQVGKDFQAEGLQFLYHPHGYEFSPNPEGKGTIMDYMLKNAENFAFNMDVFWVKMGGGDPLKIMKKYKGKFPMLHLKDRLIGTPNSNDGHGDVETNVVLGTGDVDIAGLIKQAKKQNTEYLTIEDESSRSVEQIPLSVAFIKKELLK, from the coding sequence ATGAAAAAACAGTTTCAACTCCTGTTCTTTGCAATTTTCACGTTTTTGTGTACCTCAACCGCATTTTCTCAGGAGATCGCTTTACAGCTTTACTCCCTTCGAAATGAAATGAAAGAAGATCCTGTCAAGTACCATCAGCTCATTTCAGAATGGGGAATTTCTAACCTTGAAGGAGGGGGAAATTACGGTATGACAGATACTGAATATCAAAAACTTTTGGCTGATAACGATCTGAAATTTATAGGTGTAGGTGCTGATTACAACCAATTAACCAAGACTATCCAACCCATCGTCGATCAGGCTAAAAAGTATGGGGCAAAATACGTGACTTGCTATTGGATTCCACATGAGGATGGCCCAATTTCATTAGATGAAATCAAGGTGGCCACAGCCTTGTTTAATCAGGTAGGAAAAGATTTTCAAGCGGAAGGACTTCAATTTTTATATCACCCTCATGGTTATGAATTTTCACCCAACCCAGAAGGAAAAGGAACTATCATGGACTACATGTTGAAAAACGCAGAAAATTTCGCTTTCAACATGGATGTTTTTTGGGTAAAAATGGGCGGAGGAGATCCATTGAAAATCATGAAAAAATATAAGGGGAAATTCCCCATGCTCCATTTAAAGGATAGATTGATTGGAACTCCCAACTCAAACGATGGTCATGGAGATGTTGAGACCAATGTAGTACTTGGCACTGGTGATGTGGACATTGCAGGTTTGATAAAACAAGCCAAAAAGCAAAACACGGAATACTTGACTATTGAGGATGAGAGTTCTAGATCCGTAGAACAAATTCCTTTAAGCGTCGCATTCATCAAAAAAGAATTATTAAAATAA
- a CDS encoding 6-bladed beta-propeller yields the protein MKTSRRDFVKQTSLAGLAMSLKPTFSFGFNTDVIIGHGDFQYKVDKEWGMLDPSKVPVVNCHEMIMDRKGRMIMITDEAKNNAIIYDQSGKLLDTWTLNLDRAHGLTLVDEGDAEYLWVSDNGGRVIKTTLDGKVVTEIKSPVSEGIYTEKMSFVPTETTIGPNGDLYVADGYGSQYFLQYDKDGNFKRKFGGPGSEDGQFSTAHGITVDYRNGKPTLLCTSRGHNSFKRFTLDGEYIETIFLPGAFVCRPVIHGDNLYAGVCWSRLRYLEQTPDSGFVTILDKNNKVVSNPGGTAPEYRDGKLQLMVQDQPIFKHCHDVCIDQDENIYVCQWNAGKTYPIKLTRV from the coding sequence ATGAAAACAAGTCGCAGAGACTTTGTCAAACAAACTTCCCTCGCGGGTCTAGCAATGAGTTTAAAACCTACATTTTCTTTTGGATTTAACACAGATGTAATAATTGGTCACGGAGACTTTCAGTACAAAGTCGATAAAGAGTGGGGGATGCTGGATCCTTCAAAAGTTCCGGTAGTCAATTGTCATGAAATGATCATGGATCGAAAGGGTCGTATGATTATGATTACAGACGAAGCAAAGAACAATGCCATTATTTATGATCAATCTGGAAAACTACTAGATACTTGGACTTTAAACCTCGACAGAGCTCACGGACTGACCTTGGTGGATGAAGGTGATGCGGAGTATTTATGGGTTTCTGATAACGGAGGAAGAGTGATTAAAACAACCCTTGATGGGAAAGTTGTGACAGAAATAAAGTCCCCTGTTTCAGAAGGTATTTATACTGAGAAAATGTCCTTTGTGCCTACAGAAACGACCATCGGACCCAATGGAGATTTATATGTAGCAGATGGCTATGGGTCGCAATATTTTTTGCAGTATGATAAGGATGGTAATTTCAAAAGGAAGTTCGGTGGTCCCGGTTCGGAAGATGGGCAGTTTAGCACAGCTCATGGAATCACAGTTGACTATAGAAATGGTAAACCAACCTTGCTTTGTACCTCTAGAGGCCATAATTCCTTTAAAAGGTTTACACTGGATGGTGAATATATAGAGACGATTTTTTTACCGGGTGCATTTGTTTGCCGACCTGTAATCCATGGCGATAACCTTTATGCCGGTGTTTGCTGGTCAAGATTAAGATACTTGGAACAAACTCCAGATTCAGGTTTTGTGACCATTTTGGACAAGAATAATAAGGTGGTTTCAAATCCTGGAGGCACGGCTCCAGAATATCGAGATGGGAAATTACAATTGATGGTTCAAGATCAACCCATATTTAAGCATTGCCATGATGTCTGTATTGATCAGGATGAAAATATTTATGTGTGTCAATGGAATGCCGGGAAAACATATCCTATCAAATTAACCAGAGTTTAA
- a CDS encoding VOC family protein, translating into MKTVTVGWFEIPVEDMDRAIAFYEKVFDCKLNKQVMGDFQMAWFPWDETGKGAGGSLVYHKEFYKISDLAGPLIYFSSADCDIELGKIEEAGGKIQIPKRMIAPDIGYMGVFLDSEGNRIALHSQS; encoded by the coding sequence ATGAAAACAGTAACTGTAGGCTGGTTTGAAATCCCTGTGGAAGATATGGACCGAGCGATTGCATTTTATGAAAAAGTGTTTGACTGTAAGCTGAATAAGCAAGTAATGGGTGATTTTCAAATGGCTTGGTTTCCTTGGGATGAAACCGGAAAAGGGGCTGGTGGCAGCTTGGTCTATCACAAAGAGTTTTACAAAATCAGTGATCTCGCTGGGCCATTGATTTATTTTTCTTCAGCGGATTGCGACATTGAGCTTGGAAAAATCGAAGAGGCTGGAGGAAAGATTCAAATTCCAAAAAGGATGATCGCACCTGATATAGGGTATATGGGTGTGTTTTTGGACTCTGAAGGCAATCGAATTGCCCTGCATTCTCAAAGCTAA
- a CDS encoding alpha-ketoglutarate-dependent dioxygenase AlkB family protein: MSLFDLEFDPKKNLLPLDGTVNYYGKLLSLKEANSYFSVLMDSIEWRNDEAIIFGKKIITKRKVAWYAQSAFEYTYSNHTKTALPWTPELQELKSKIEEKTGETFNSCLLNLYHNGSEGMAWHSDGEKDLKRNGAIASLSLGAERKFAFKHKVSKEKVEMILEQGSLLVMKDETQSNWLHRLPPTKKIHQPRINLTFRTIVESV, from the coding sequence ATGAGTTTGTTTGATTTAGAATTTGATCCTAAGAAAAACCTTCTTCCGTTAGATGGGACGGTTAATTATTATGGCAAATTATTGAGTCTAAAGGAAGCAAACTCTTATTTTTCTGTTTTGATGGATTCTATCGAGTGGAGGAATGATGAGGCCATAATTTTTGGGAAGAAGATAATCACCAAGAGGAAAGTGGCTTGGTATGCACAGTCAGCTTTTGAATACACTTATTCAAATCACACGAAAACTGCTTTGCCTTGGACTCCAGAATTGCAGGAATTGAAATCGAAAATCGAAGAAAAGACAGGTGAGACTTTTAATTCCTGCCTGCTAAACCTATACCATAATGGCAGTGAAGGAATGGCATGGCATAGTGATGGGGAGAAAGATTTAAAAAGGAATGGGGCTATAGCATCCCTGAGTTTAGGGGCGGAAAGGAAATTTGCTTTTAAACATAAGGTAAGCAAGGAAAAAGTAGAAATGATTTTAGAGCAAGGGAGCCTGCTAGTGATGAAAGATGAGACCCAAAGCAATTGGTTGCATAGACTTCCACCCACGAAAAAGATTCATCAGCCCAGAATAAATCTGACCTTTCGAACCATCGTTGAATCTGTTTGA
- a CDS encoding LutC/YkgG family protein has translation MSSRESILSKIKALGQEVKPLPEVPVFDSEGDPVTVFGTSLQNNKGSLIFKEELWDMVNSGAFPKVYSGSKLLPDLKSVDLPEDPHDLEDLDLAIIDGQLGVAENAAIWLDDENLGLRAVPFITQHLVIILEKSQILNNMHEAYEKIGLQHSGFGVFIAGPSKTADIEQSLVIGAHGAKSLKVVLV, from the coding sequence ATGAGTAGTAGAGAATCCATTCTATCTAAAATTAAAGCGCTTGGACAGGAAGTAAAACCTTTGCCTGAAGTCCCTGTTTTTGATTCTGAAGGTGACCCTGTAACCGTTTTTGGAACTTCACTTCAGAATAACAAAGGGTCTTTAATTTTCAAGGAAGAGCTTTGGGATATGGTGAATTCCGGAGCATTCCCAAAAGTTTATTCAGGCTCGAAACTCCTTCCAGATTTAAAATCTGTCGACCTTCCTGAGGATCCTCATGATTTGGAAGACTTGGATCTTGCAATCATCGACGGGCAACTTGGAGTAGCCGAAAATGCGGCGATCTGGCTGGACGATGAAAATTTAGGTTTGCGAGCAGTACCTTTCATCACCCAACACCTGGTGATTATTTTAGAAAAATCCCAAATCCTTAACAACATGCATGAAGCTTATGAAAAAATAGGCTTACAACATTCCGGTTTTGGGGTATTTATCGCTGGGCCTTCCAAAACCGCTGATATAGAACAATCCCTCGTTATAGGCGCACATGGTGCAAAAAGCTTAAAGGTAGTTCTCGTTTAA